The Ailuropoda melanoleuca isolate Jingjing unplaced genomic scaffold, ASM200744v2 unplaced-scaffold7372, whole genome shotgun sequence genomic interval ACCCTCCCTGGAGTGCCAAGCACCGCTTAAACCCTATTGGCAGGTTGGTGTCAAGGGCTCTCCCTCTCACTTGCATCCTCTACGGCAACAAGTTCTGTTCTTAATATTCCCCAGTGactgggacgcctgggcggctcagtcggttgagtgtctgcctttggttcaggtcatgatctcagagtcctgagatcaaggccacatcaggcttcctctccttctgtccttcccccccaACTCacctcactcatgttctctctcgctctctcaaatgaataaaattaaaaaaaaaaaattaaaaaatactgacacAGCCCTTGGATGGCAGTTCTTAGTGAGGAGATTTCAACACTTTCTTCTACCACCCAGACCGCTGAGAGTCAAGTACCTCGTCACAGATGACCAGCCCAACACTCCCTTTCTGGAGGACTCCAACATGAAGGCGGAATGTCTCATAGGAAATGATGAGGATGGGAGAAGGCACTCGGGCTCCACGCTGGTTCATGAATCCTTCTACAACAGAAAACACGTCAAGGGAACAAATCTTAGaatatcttgggaaaaaaaaaaaaagtttgacagtTCTTTAGTTGAGCCTGGAAATAACTATTTCCACTATTTTGCAAGGGAATTCTCTTCCACCCTCTCATCGCCCTCGGCCTACTGGCCATCAGGGAGCATACACACAAGAAAGGAGCAAGTTGTATGGAAGGTACAGCCAACTCTGTTAAGGCTCCATACCCAGCTTTTGGTCTATCTCGTCCTTAGAGCCTCCATCAATGGCCAGAGGTTGGATCCTCCCTCCAAGCCATTTCCCAACTTCATTGTACCAGTTCTTCACTAGGCTGGAGGGTGACACCACCACTGCCTTGTCAATTTCTGGTCTGCACTCTGGACTCTGGCGCAGAAGCGTCCACATCAGCGTGATGCACTGTAGCGTCTTGCCCAGGCCCATCTCGTCGGCCATGATGCAGCCGTGGCTGCCCGGGACACGCCGGCTTGTGACGCACTCCCACAGGAACTTCACTCCCTGGGGAGGGAACATGAGCACTCAGCCACTCTGGCATCCACACTGCTGCTGCCCCAGGGATGGCAGCCTGGGTCCCAGCCCATACCTTTCTCCCCCCAGCTCCTTTACCTCTCTCTGATGAGGCCGCAAGACCTTACTGAGGACAGGATCAACAACCACATGGACAGGGAGTTTTTCCCTGAGAAAACACAGCAAAGAACACAAGGAGCTCAGACAAGTGCCAGGGTACGCCCTTAGGAAGTTATGTCCTGCTGATCCAGAGGCCACAGAGGCAGCTGCCTGACAGGGCCTTCATGGCCTGATAATCAAACTATAGCAAATTTTGCTCCAGGAGT includes:
- the LOC117800666 gene encoding DNA repair and recombination protein RAD54-like; this encodes MADEMGLGKTLQCITLMWTLLRQSPECRPEIDKAVVVSPSSLVKNWYNEVGKWLGGRIQPLAIDGGSKDEIDQKLEGFMNQRGARVPSPILIISYETFRLHVGVLQKGSVGLVICDEVLDSQRSGW